A stretch of Mycobacterium sp. ITM-2016-00316 DNA encodes these proteins:
- a CDS encoding GreA/GreB family elongation factor, protein MRPNHQVWISRQARDRMEAELADLLAVRADDDTTDWDMHQARKSRIWQIQDLLMNAAIDEMPADDGIAEPGMILTVRFDGTGETETFLLGTPIAELGDLEVCSAQSPLGDAISGARPGEQRSYRVPSGAQVSVTLLDAAPYGVRTPDPAAG, encoded by the coding sequence ATGCGCCCGAATCACCAGGTGTGGATCAGCAGGCAGGCCCGCGACCGGATGGAAGCCGAGCTCGCCGACCTACTGGCGGTCCGCGCCGATGACGACACCACCGATTGGGACATGCACCAGGCCCGAAAGTCACGGATCTGGCAGATCCAGGATCTGCTGATGAACGCCGCGATCGACGAGATGCCGGCCGATGACGGAATCGCCGAGCCCGGAATGATTCTCACCGTGCGATTCGACGGCACCGGCGAGACCGAGACCTTCCTGCTGGGCACGCCGATCGCCGAGCTCGGCGACCTGGAGGTGTGCTCGGCGCAGTCCCCGCTGGGCGATGCCATCTCCGGTGCCCGCCCCGGGGAACAGCGCAGCTACCGGGTGCCCAGCGGGGCGCAGGTGTCGGTGACGCTGCTCGACGCGGCACCGTACGGGGTGCGCACACCGGACCCGGCCGCCGGCTGA
- a CDS encoding putative immunity protein, whose amino-acid sequence MTPADFELSPDELRVVAGYVATAAEALLPSYSGVHPGDTRPHDAVAAAWLFVGGAPRTALQRTTSMEAHRAAAGAADEVARLAAQAAGDAASAAYLHPIARAHQVGHILRADANAARIAEISAGSDPGAAHAAIARAAARATPGLREILRRYPPAPAGRSRTAQLLESLDRALRTTP is encoded by the coding sequence GTGACACCGGCGGACTTCGAGCTCTCGCCCGACGAGCTGCGCGTCGTCGCCGGGTATGTGGCCACCGCGGCCGAAGCGCTACTTCCGTCCTACTCCGGCGTCCACCCCGGTGACACCCGGCCGCACGACGCCGTCGCGGCGGCGTGGCTCTTCGTCGGCGGTGCGCCGCGGACGGCGCTGCAGCGGACCACATCGATGGAGGCGCACCGCGCGGCCGCCGGCGCCGCCGATGAGGTGGCGCGGCTGGCCGCCCAGGCCGCCGGTGACGCGGCGTCCGCCGCCTATCTGCATCCGATCGCCAGGGCACACCAGGTGGGCCACATCCTGCGGGCCGATGCCAATGCCGCCCGTATCGCCGAGATCTCCGCCGGCTCCGACCCGGGTGCCGCGCACGCCGCGATCGCGCGGGCCGCGGCGCGCGCCACACCCGGGCTGCGCGAGATTCTGCGGCGCTATCCGCCCGCCCCGGCCGGCCGCAGCCGCACCGCTCAGTTGCTGGAATCACTGGACCGTGCGCTGCGGACAACCCCGTAG